A window of the Gossypium hirsutum isolate 1008001.06 chromosome A05, Gossypium_hirsutum_v2.1, whole genome shotgun sequence genome harbors these coding sequences:
- the LOC107959076 gene encoding E3 UFM1-protein ligase 1 homolog: protein MDDELLELQRQFEFAQQAKSSIRLSERNVVELVQKLHELRIIDFELLHTVSGKEYITPEQLRHEIAGEVKKLGRVSLIDLADTTGVDLYHVEKQAQHVVSEDPGLMLIQGEIISQSYWDSVAEEINERLQECSQIALAELAAQLYVGSELVASVLEPRLGTLVKGRLEGGQLYTPAYIARVSAMVRGASRGITVPTNLSVLWSSLQQLLQEMEGATGLAVEGSFFQSLFNGLVKEGEVLGTLRAGIHWTPTVFAIAQKECVDSFFSQNSFISYDTLHKLGISQPIQYLQPRFPEGIPLVTAFVHPSMIEMLDAAIEDAIERGSWLDSLSLLPTSFGAQDASKILSLSPSVQSALKANKALIVGDSYLFSSSFVKDVYDRVEKELETLSHSGSSTIILSDDSHMVKEAKAGKDLSKSSEPVETVTESGNKKRGTEKGSKKKKGKSSGARTVSAEGDSENEDYIPTKSKKNQKKGKDASSSQVADSRKVVKKDSIKAQEENVPSEEWLMQKLEALLPDFEEQGVDDPQAILKYLADYLRPMLANYLKERRKALFTENVEKMKILLDNLQRKLDESFLNMQLYEKALDLFEDDQSTSVTLHRHLLRTVATWIADMLFHNLDLHNKLKNGTQVEDSQNSESISLSPGERTAIAKSLPESQSKRALAVVEALEGKRMETFMPALRDLAEESGLFLKKLDKKLERTLLHSYRKDLTSQVSAETDPVSLLPKVVSLLYIQVHSRALQAPGRAISVAVTRLKDKLDDSAYKILTDFQTAAVTLLALISAAAGDEADCSSDRILSKKELLEGQMPALKALVLGSSGSQA from the exons ATGGATGATGAATTGCTGGAATTGCAGAGGCAATTCGAGTTTGCACAGCAGGCCAAATCGAGCATCCGATTATCGGAACGGAACGTCGTTGAATTGGTCCAAAAGCTCCACGAGCTTCGTATCATTGATTTCGAACTTCTCCATACAGTTTCTGGCAAAGAATATATCACTCCC GAGCAATTGAGACATGAAATTGCTGGGGAGGTGAAGAAATTAGGACGTGTTTCATTGATTGATCTTGCGGATACTACTGGGGTGGATTTATATCATGTTGAGAAGCAAGCTCAGCATGTAGTGTCGGAGGATCCAGGGCTCATGTTGATTCAAGGGGAAATTATATCACAATCTTATTGGGATTCTGTAGCTGAAGAAATCAATGAGAGACTGCAGGAATGCAGTCAAATTGCTTTAGCTGAATTGGCTGCACAGTTATATGTTGGCTCTGAGTTGGTGGCATCTGTCTTGGAGCCTCGCCTAGGGACTTTG GTGAAAGGTAGGCTTGAAGGTGGGCAATTGTACACACCTGCATATATAGCTCGTGTCAGTGCCATGGTTCGTGGTGCTTCCAGGGGTATCACGGTACCAACGAATTTGTCTGTTCTGTGGAGCTCTTTGCAGCAGCTGTTACAAGAAATGGAAGGAGCCACTGGTTTAGCAGTTGAAGGTTCATTCTTCCAATCCCTTTTTAATGGGCTGGTTAAGGAAGGCGAGGTTCTTGGTACACTTCGTGCAGGAATTCATTGGACTCCAACT GTTTTCGCTATTGCTCAAAAGGAGTGTGTTGATTCTTTCTTCTCACAG AACTCTTTTATCAGCTATGACACTTTGCATAAACTTGGAATTTCCCAGCCTATTCAGTACTTGCAG CCCAGATTTCCTGAAGGCATACCACTAGTTACAGCATTTGTTCACCCTTCAATGATTGAGATGTTGGATGCTGCTATTGAAGATGCAATTGAACGTGGTAGCTG GCTTGATTCTCTTTCTTTATTGCCCACATCTTTTGGAGCCCAAGATGCATCTAAGATTTTGTCCCTTTCCCCTTCTGTTCAGTCAGCACTCAAG GCTAATAAGGCACTCATCGTAGGGGATTCCTATTTATTTAGCAGCAGCTTTGTGAAG GATGTCTATGATCGTGTAGAGAAAGAGTTGGAAACCCTTAGCCATAGTGGGTCTTCTACTATTATTCTGAGTGATGATTCACACATGGTTAAGGAAGCTAAAGCCGGAAAAGATTTAAGCAAGTCTTCAGAGCCAGTTGAAACTGTTACTGAGAGTGGCAACAAAAAGCGTGGTACTGAGAAAGGATcaaagaagaaaaagggaaaatcttCGGGTGCAAGAACAGTGTCAGCTGAAGGTGATTCGGAAAACGAGGATTACATCCCCACCAAATCTAAGAAAAACCAGAAGAAAGGCAAGGATGCATCTTCCTCTCAGGTTGCAGACTCGAGAAAAGTAGTGAAGAAGGACTCAATTAAAGCACAGGAGGAAAATGTGCCTTCAGAAGAATGGTTAATGCAAAAGCTTGAGGCCCTGCTTCCTGATTTCGAAGAACAAG GTGTTGATGATCCTCAAGCAATTCTTAAATATTTGGCTGACTATTTAAGACCTATGCTAGCAAATTATTTGAAGGAGAGGAGAAAGGCATTGTTCACAGAAAATGtggagaaaatgaaaattttacttgATAATTTGCAAAGGAAACTTGATGAG TCTTTCTTAAATATgcagctttatgagaaggcattAGATTTGTTTGAAGATGACCAGTCAACTTCT GTTACTTTGCACAGGCACTTGCTTAGAACTGTTGCCACTTGGATAGCTGATATGCTTTTCCATAACCTG GACTTGCACAACAAGTTAAAAAATGGGACTCAAGTTGAAGATTCTCAAAATTCAGAAAGCATTTCACTTAGCCCCGGTGAAAGAACTGCTATA GCTAAGAGCCTTCCTGAATCTCAGTCAAAACGAGCCCTGGCAGTGGTTGAAGCTTTGGAAGGGAAG CGGATGGAGACATTCATGCCTGCACTGAGAGACTTGGCTGAGGAGAG TGGGTTATTCCTTAAAAAGCTTGACAAAAAATTGGAAAGAACTCTCTTGCATTCATATCGCAAG GATTTGACTTCTCAAGTATCTGCTGAAACTGACCCAGTTTCTCTTCTGCCGAAAGTTGTTTCCCTACTTTATATACAG GTTCACAGTAGAGCTCTTCAAGCTCCTGGACGGGCAATTTCTGTTGCTGTAACTCGATTGAAG GATAAACTAGATGATTCAGCATACAAGATCTTGACAGATTTCCAAACTGCAGCAGTGACACTTTTAGCACTTATTTCTGCTGCAGCTGGTGAT GAAGCAGACTGTTCATCTGATAGAATTTTGAGTAAAAAGGAGCTTTTGGAGGGCCAAATGCCGGCGCTAAAAGCTTTGGTTTTAGGCTCCTCTGGCTCTCAAGCTTGA
- the LOC107959078 gene encoding 3-ketoacyl-CoA synthase 12, with protein MESFSFLLIISIFYLLFKIWNWINNVRDQQCYILDYQCYKPSDDRMVGTEFCGEVIKRNKNLGLNEYKFLLKAIVSSGIGEQTYAPRIMFSGREESPKLEDGILEMEEFFHDSIEKVLSRAGISPQEIDLLVVNVSMLSTVPSLCSRIINHYKMRPDIKSFNLTGMGCSASLISLDIVRNVFKSYKNKFALLVTSESLSPNWYAGNDRSMILSNCLFRSGGCAVLLTNKKSLKHRAMFKLKCLVRTHHGAKDESYGCCIQREDDKGRMGFHLSKSLPKAATRSFVDNLRVITPKILPVRELVRFMAVSLLKKWNVVRHGSSHKGASQGPIKAGVNFKSGVDHFCIHTGGKAVIDGIGISLDLTEYDLEPARMTLHRFGNTSASSLWYVLAYMEAKKRLKKGDKVLMISFGAGFKCNSCLWEVVRDLGDGNVWKDEIYMYPPKTLVNPYMEKFGWIQDEDPSTFNPGD; from the coding sequence ATGGAGTCGTTCTCTTTTTTGTTGATAATTTCAATTTTCTATCTTCTCTTCAAAATATGGAATTGGATCAATAACGTGAGAGACCAACAATGTTACATTTTGGATTACCAATGCTACAAGCCCAGTGATGATAGGATGGTGGGGACTGAGTTCTGCGGGGAAGTGATAAAGAGGAACAAGAATCTCGGACTCAACGAGTACAAGTTCTTGCTGAAAGCCATTGTCAGTTCAGGCATCGGAGAACAAACCTACGCCCCGAGGATCATGTTTTCCGGGAGAGAAGAGAGCCCGAAACTGGAAGATGGGATCTTGGAAATGGAAGAGTTTTTTCACGATAGCATCGAGAAGGTGTTATCAAGGGCAGGCATATCTCCTCAAGAAATCGATCTCTTAGTCGTCAATGTCTCCATGTTATCCACAGTTCCTTCTTTGTGTTCTCGGATCATAAACCACTACAAAATGAGACCAGACATCAAGTCTTTTAACTTAACTGGAATGGGGTGTAGTGCTAGTCTGATTTCTCTTGACATTGTTCGCAATGTCTTCAAGTCTTACAAGAACAAGTTCGCATTGCTTGTGACTTCGGAATCGTTGAGTCCGAATTGGTATGCTGGCAACGATAGATCGATGATTCTCTCCAATTGTTTGTTCCGTTCGGGTGGCTGCGCAGTACTTTTGACGAACAAGAAGTCCTTGAAGCATCGAGCAATGTTCAAATTGAAATGCTTGGTGAGAACACATCATGGAGCCAAAGATGAGTCGTATGGTTGTTGTATCCAAAGGGAAGATGATAAAGGAAGGATGGGATTTCACCTTAGCAAAAGCCTTCCCAAAGCCGCAACTCGTTCTTTCGTCGATAATTTGAGGGTCATCACCCCAAAGATCCTGCCTGTTAGGGAACTAGTCCGGTTCATGGCAGTTTCACTCCTTAAAAAATGGAACGTCGTCCGCCATGGTTCTTCCCACAAGGGAGCTTCTCAAGGACCAATCAAAGCTGGGGTGAACTTCAAGAGTGGGGTGGACCATTTCTGCATCCACACAGGAGGGAAAGCAGTGATAGATGGGATCGGAATAAGCCTTGATTTGACCGAGTATGATTTGGAGCCAGCTAGGATGACACTGCATCGATTTGGCAACACATCGGCAAGTAGCCtgtggtatgttttggcataCATGGAAGCCAAAAAGAGGCTGAAGAAAGGGGATAAGGTGTTGATGATAAGCTTTGGTGCTGGCTTTAAATGCAACAGTTGTTTGTGGGAGGTTGTAAGGGATTTAGGAGATGGGAATGTATGGAAAGATGAAATTTACATGTACCCACCAAAGACATTGGTTAATCCTTACATGGAAAAGTTTGGCTGGATTCAAGATGAAGATCCTAGCACCTTCAATCCCGGAGATTAA
- the LOC107959077 gene encoding nudix hydrolase 9 isoform X1 yields the protein MEKEVGNGCSSLAYKLLFSCPFGLSQPQLSAVFDESYDRIPHSDSNLENSISQIWDQRVQKNGSLFNGKKFRYGGYSQKSGDGSKKESYVCLHLGLTDYRTFVGTNLNPSWEKFLVASEDDPTQCQHTSSPLGNGAIVETSDQKIVLLQRSDNVGEFPGHFVFPGGHPEPQEVGIETHEYCKGSKDSELVNKKVSQEMFESIIRAVVEEIGVPATSLSDPLFIGISRRVLNVRPAIFFFIKCSLESKEIHQLYSKAQDGYESTQLYTVSMIEVEHMTLKMPGCHQGGFALYKLMVEALKKN from the exons ATGGAGAAGGAAGTGGGCAACGGGTGTTCTTCTCTTGCTTACAAGCTTTTATTCTCATGCCCTTTCGGTCTGTCTCAGCCACAG CTGTCCGCAGTTTTCGATGAATCATACGATAGAATTCCTCATTCAGACTCGAATTTGGAGAATTCCATTTCTCAG ATATGGGATCAGAGGGTTCAGAAAAATGGATCTTTATTCAATGGCAAGAAATTTAGG TATGGAGGGTATAGTCAGAAGAGTGGAGATGGATCAAAGAAAGAGTCTTATGTATGCCTTCACCTTGGATTGACAGATTATAG AACTTTTGTGGGGACAAATTTGAATCCTTCATGGGAAAAATTCTTGGTTGCATCAGAAG ATGACCCAACACAGTGTCAACACACCTCGAGCCCTCTAGGTAATGGTGCAATTGTGGAGACATCTGACCAAAAAATAGTGCTGCTGCAAAGAAGTGATAATGTTGGCGAATTTCCTGGGCATTTTGTTTTCCCAGGAGGCCACCCTGAG CCACAAGAAGTTGGCATAGAAACCCACGAGTACTGCAAGGGCTCGAAAGATTCTGAGCTTGTTAATAAAAAGGTTTCGCAGGAGATGTTCGAAAGCATCATCCGTGCAGTTGTTGAGGAAATTGGAGTGCCAGCTACATCCTTG TCAGATCCTCTTTTTATCGGCATATCCCGCAGGGTCTTGAATGTTAGACCAGCtatctttttctttattaaatgCAGTCTTGAATCAAAAGAAATCCATCAACTGTATTCTAAGGCACAAGATGGCTATGAATCCACTCAACTTTATACAGTCTCAATG ATTGAAGTAGAGCATATGACATTAAAAATGCCTGGCTGTCATCAAGGTGGATTTGCTCTCTATAAACTAATGGTTGAAGCGTTGAAGAAGAACTGA
- the LOC107959077 gene encoding nudix hydrolase 9 isoform X2, which produces MEKEVGNGCSSLAYKLLFSCPFGLSQPQLSAVFDESYDRIPHSDSNLENSISQIWDQRVQKNGSLFNGKKFRYGGYSQKSGDGSKKESYVCLHLGLTDYRTFVGTNLNPSWEKFLVASEDDPTQCQHTSSPLGNGAIVETSDQKIVLLQRSDNVGEFPGHFVFPGGHPEPQEVGIETHEYCKGSKDSELVNKKVSQEMFESIIRAVVEEIGVPATSLMLSFQFLLLLAVRSSFYRHIPQGLEC; this is translated from the exons ATGGAGAAGGAAGTGGGCAACGGGTGTTCTTCTCTTGCTTACAAGCTTTTATTCTCATGCCCTTTCGGTCTGTCTCAGCCACAG CTGTCCGCAGTTTTCGATGAATCATACGATAGAATTCCTCATTCAGACTCGAATTTGGAGAATTCCATTTCTCAG ATATGGGATCAGAGGGTTCAGAAAAATGGATCTTTATTCAATGGCAAGAAATTTAGG TATGGAGGGTATAGTCAGAAGAGTGGAGATGGATCAAAGAAAGAGTCTTATGTATGCCTTCACCTTGGATTGACAGATTATAG AACTTTTGTGGGGACAAATTTGAATCCTTCATGGGAAAAATTCTTGGTTGCATCAGAAG ATGACCCAACACAGTGTCAACACACCTCGAGCCCTCTAGGTAATGGTGCAATTGTGGAGACATCTGACCAAAAAATAGTGCTGCTGCAAAGAAGTGATAATGTTGGCGAATTTCCTGGGCATTTTGTTTTCCCAGGAGGCCACCCTGAG CCACAAGAAGTTGGCATAGAAACCCACGAGTACTGCAAGGGCTCGAAAGATTCTGAGCTTGTTAATAAAAAGGTTTCGCAGGAGATGTTCGAAAGCATCATCCGTGCAGTTGTTGAGGAAATTGGAGTGCCAGCTACATCCTTG ATGCTTTCATTCCAGTTTCTTCTTTTGCTTGCAGTCAGATCCTCTTTTTATCGGCATATCCCGCAGGGTCTTGAATGTTAG